A segment of the bacterium genome:
CCATGCGCGTCGCCAGGGTCAGGCCGTCGCCGCCGAGCGCCAGGATGTAGGCGTAGGCGCGCACCAGCATGCCGACGTTGGCGTGGAAGGCGCGCACCCGGCCGATCGAGCGCTCGGGCATCGCGCTCCAGCGCAGGACGTCGCCGTCGCGCGCCAGCCGCGGCCCCGGCAGGTACGGCGCCAGGGGAGCGCGCACGCCGATCGGACCGGCCCCCGGACCGCCGCCGCCGTGCGGCGTCGAGAACGTCTTGTGGAGGTTGAACTGCAGCACGTCGGCGCCGATGCGGCCCGGCTTGGCGACGCCCAGCAGGGCATTGAGGTTGGCGCCGTCGAAGTAGACCAGGGCGCCGCGCTCGTGCACCGCCGCGGCGATCTGGGCGATTTCGCGCTCGAACAGGCCGAGCGTGTTGGGGTTGGTGATCATCAGCGCCGCCACCTGGTCGGTCATCGCGCGCCGCACCGTCGCCGCTTCGACCAGCCCGACCTGGTTCGCCTCCACCGTCTGGACGCTGTACCCGGCGAGCGCCGCGCTCGCCGGATTGGTGCCGTGGGCGCTGGCGGGAATCAGCACCACCTTGCGCGCGCCGCCGCGGTCGCGATGGTAGGCGCGCACCATCTTCATCCCCGTCAGCTCGCCGTGCGCGCCGGCCGCGGGCTGCAGCGACACGGCGTCCATGCCGCAGATCTCGGCCAGCATCTCCTGCAGCTCCCAGCAGAGCTGCAGCACCCCCTGGGCGCTCTCGTCGGGCGCCAGCGGATGCAGATCCGCGAAGCCCGGCAGCCGCGCCGCCACCTCGTTGGCCAGCGGGTTGTACTTCATCGTGCACGAGCCGAGCGGATAGAAGGTGGTGGCGGCGCCGAGGTTCCACTGCGACAGGCGCAGGAAGTGGCGCAACACCTCCGGCTCGCTCACCTCGGGGAAGCCCTCGATCGGCGGCCGCACCAGGTCGGGCGGCAGGAGATCCTCCGGCGCGCCCGCTGCCGCCGGCAGGTCGACGCCGCGCCGCCCCGGCGCGCTGTGCTCGAAGATCAGCGATTCGTCGAGCAGCAGGCCGGCCTGCTTGTCGCGCCGCGCCCCGCTCATGCGCCGAGCGCCCTCGCCAGCCGCAGCAGCGCGGCGTCGTCGTGCACCTCGGTGACGGCGACCAGGAACGCGTCGTCGAGCTCCGGGTACCACTCGCCCAGCGGCACCCCGGCGAGGACGCCATCGGCGCGGGCGGCGTCGAGCGCGGCCTGCGCGCCGGCGCCGCGCAGCGCCAGCTCGTTGAAGAACGGGCCGTCGAACGCCATCCGCCAGCGTCCGCCGGCGGTGAGCGCGCGGGCGGCGCGATGGGCGCGCGTCAGGTTGAGGTGCGCGAGCTGTCGCAGGCCGTGCTTGCCGTGGAGACAGAGGTAGACGGTCGCGGCGAGCGCGACCAGCCCGTGGTTGGTGCAGATGTTCGAGGTCGCCCGCTCGCGGCGGATGTGCTGCTCGCGGGTTGCCAGCGTGAGCACGTAGCCGCGTCGTCCGGCATCGTCGTGCGCCTCGCCAACCAGGCGGCCCGGCATGCTGCGCACGTGCTTGCTGCGCGTCGCGAACAGCCCCACGCCCGGGCCGCCGTACGACAGCGGGATGCCGAAGCTCTGCCCCTCGCCGACCGCGATCTCGGCGCCGCAGTCGCCCGGCGACTGCAACAGCGCCAGGGCCAGCGACTCGGCGGTCGCCGTCACCAGCAGCGCCCCCTGGGCCGCGGCGATGGCGTGCAGGCCGCGCAGGTCCTCGACGACGCCGAAGACGTTGGGGTAGCCGACGATGACCGCGGACGTGCGCGGATCGACGTGCCGCGCCAGCCAGTCGCGATCGATGCGCCCGTCGGCGCCGAACGGCGCCTCCAGCAGCTCCGAATCGCCCGCGCCCTCGAGGTAGGTGCGCACCGTCGCGCGATAGTGCGGGTGCAGCGAGCGGGCGAGGACGATGCGCGGCCGCTTCGGCGCCAGCCGCAGCGCCATCAGCGCCGCCTCGGCGGTGGCCGAAGCGCCGTCGTACATGCTGGCGTTGGCGACCTCGAGCCCGAACAACATCGCCACCAGGGTCTGGAACTCGAAGATCGCCTGCAGCGTGCCCTGGCTCACCTCCGGCTGGTACGGGGTGTAGGCGGAGTAGAACTCGGCGCGCTGCAGCAGGTTGTCGACCACCGCCGGCGAGAAGTGCGGGTAGGCGCCGGCGCCGAGGAAGCTCAGGTGCGTCGCGCCGTCGTTGCGCGCCGCCAGCTCCGCGAGCCGGCGCCGCACCTCCTGCTCGGAGAGGCCCGGCGGCAGGGCGATGGCACCGGTCGCGCGCAGCGCGTCCGGGATGTCGCGGAAGAGGTCGTCGAGCGACGCCACGCCGACGGCAGCGAGCATCTCCGCGACGTCGGTGGGGCTGTGGGGGATGAAACGCATTGGAAGAGAGAAGGACCGGTGCCCGGCAGCCGGTACCGGTGGAAAAGGCGGACCGGTCACGGATCACCGGTCACCCGTCGCGCTGTTGCCGGCGCTATTCCTGTTGCTCCTGCACGAACGCTTCGTACTCGGCGGCGGTCATCAGCTCGTCGAGGTCGGTGGGATCGCTGAGCTCGATCTTCACCATCCACCCGTCGCCGTACGGATCCTCGTTCACCAGCTCGGTGCTCTCGGGCAGGTCGTCGTTGACCTCGAGGACGGTGCCGCTGACCGGCGCGTAGACGTCGGACACGGCCTTCACCGACTCGACCACGCCCATCGCCTCGTCCTTCGTCACCTTGTCGCCGACCGCCGGCAGCTCGACGAACACGACGTCGCCGAGCTGCTCCTCGGCGAAGGCGGTGATGCCGACCGTCGCCACCTTGCCCTCGACGAGCACCCATTCGTGCTCGCGCGAGTACTTCAGATCGTCCGGGAACTCCATGTCGCTCTCTCCTTGCCCCCTGCGGCGTGCATCCGGCCCCCTCCGGTCACGACCCGCCGCGCCGGTAGAACGGCAACGGCACCACCCGTGCCGCGGCGGCGCGGGCGCGGATCTCCACCGCCAGCGCCGTGTCGACCGCGCTTGCGGCGGGGTCGACATATCCGAGCGCTATGCCCTTGCCAAGGGTCGGGGACTTGGTGCCGCTGGTGAGCACGCCGACCGGCTCGCCGTCGCGCAGGACGCGGTACTCGGCGCGCGGCACGCCCGGATCGACCAGCTCGATGCCCACCAGGAGGCGGCGCGGGCCGCGCGCCCTGGCGGCGAGGAGCGCCGCGCGGCCGACGAACTCGCCCTTCCCCGGCTGCACCACCCAGCCGAGCCGCGCCTCGTACGGCGAGGTGTCGGGACCCAGCTCGTGTCCGTAGAGCGGCAGCGCCGCCTCCAGGCGCAGCGTGTCGCGCGCGCCGAGGCCGGCGGGGCTGATGCCGTGCGCGGCGCCGACCTCGAGCAGCGCGTCCCAGACGGCGCGCGCATCGCCGGCGGCGAGATAGAGCTCCCAGCCGTCCTCGCCCGTGTAGCCGGTGTGCGCCACCAGGGCGCGGCGGCCCGCGACCTCGGCCGCGGCGAAGGTGAAACGCGGCATCTCGGCCAGCGCCAGCGCCGTGCAGCCGGACAGGATCGCGGTGGCGCGCGGCCCCTGCAGCGCCAGCAGGGCGGTCGCATCGCTGACGTCGACGACGTCGGCGCCGCGCGCGTGCTCGCGCAGGTAGGCGAGGTCGGCGGCGCGGTTGGCGGCGTTGACGCAGAGCATCAGCCGCTCGGCATCGAGGCGGTGGACGATGACGTCGTCGACGATGCCGCCGCCGGGATCGAGGAGCAGCGAGTACTGCGCCGCGCCGTCGCGCAGGCGACCGACGTCGTTGGCGGTGGCGCGCTGGCAGGCGGCGAGCGCGCCGGCGCCGCGCAGCTCGATCTCGCCCATGTGGCTGACGTCGAACAGCCCGGCGCGCGTGCGCACCGCGGCGTGCTCCTCGATGATGCCGCGATACTGCACCGGCATCTCCCAGCCGGCGAAGTCGACCATGCGCGCGCCGAGCGCGCGGTGCGCGTCGTAGAGCGGCGTGCGGCTCACGCCCGCGCCTCGCGCGCGCGCGCCGCCGCGACGGTGTTCTTGAGCAGCATGGCGATGGTCATCGGGCCGACGCCGCCGGGCACCGGCGTGATGGCCGCGGCACGGGCGCTGGCGGCGGCGAAGTCGACGTCGCCGACCAGCTTGCCATCGGCGCCGCGGTTGGTGCCGACGTCGATGACGATGGCGCCCGGCTTGATCCAGTCGCCCTGAATGAAGCGCGCCTGGCCGATGGCGGCGACCAGCACGTCGGCCTGGCGCACTTCGGCGGCCAGGTCGCGGGTGCGCGAGTGGCAGATCGTCAGCGTCGCGTGGCGCTCGAGCAGAAGAAAGGCGACCGGCTTGCCGACCAGATTGCTGCGCCCGACCACCACGGCGCGCGCGCCCGCGAGCGCGGCCCCGGCGGTGTCGAGCAGGCGCATGACGCCGAGCGGCGTGCAGGGCCGCAGGCCGGGCATGCCGGACACCAGGCGGCCCTGGCTGATCGGGTGCAGCCCGTCCACGTCCTTGTCGGGATCGATGGCGTCGATGACCGGCGCCGCATCCAGCCCCTTCGGCAGGGGGAGTTGCACCAGGATGCCGTCGACGTCGCGGCGCGCGTTCAGCTCGCGCACCAATGTCAGCAGGTCGGCCTGCGCGGTGGTCGCCGGCAGCTCGTGGCCGATCGACGCGATACCGCAGTCGGCGCAGGCCCTGCGCTTGTTGCGGACGTAGGTGGCGGAAGCGGGATCGTCGCCGACCAGCACCACCGCCAGCCCGGGGGCGCGCCCGTGGCGCGCCGCGAAGTC
Coding sequences within it:
- the gcvPB gene encoding aminomethyl-transferring glycine dehydrogenase subunit GcvPB, coding for MSGARRDKQAGLLLDESLIFEHSAPGRRGVDLPAAAGAPEDLLPPDLVRPPIEGFPEVSEPEVLRHFLRLSQWNLGAATTFYPLGSCTMKYNPLANEVAARLPGFADLHPLAPDESAQGVLQLCWELQEMLAEICGMDAVSLQPAAGAHGELTGMKMVRAYHRDRGGARKVVLIPASAHGTNPASAALAGYSVQTVEANQVGLVEAATVRRAMTDQVAALMITNPNTLGLFEREIAQIAAAVHERGALVYFDGANLNALLGVAKPGRIGADVLQFNLHKTFSTPHGGGGPGAGPIGVRAPLAPYLPGPRLARDGDVLRWSAMPERSIGRVRAFHANVGMLVRAYAYILALGGDGLTLATRMAVLAANYLRVRLAGTYQLAQDAICMHECVFTDKTLEPHGVKTLDVAKRLLDHGFYAPTIYFPLVVSGALMIEPTETESREILDAFVAAMEAIAAEAVASPAALHAAPTLTPVGRLDEARAARRPVLRWWPPTDAPPGGAEDR
- the gcvPA gene encoding aminomethyl-transferring glycine dehydrogenase subunit GcvPA, coding for MRFIPHSPTDVAEMLAAVGVASLDDLFRDIPDALRATGAIALPPGLSEQEVRRRLAELAARNDGATHLSFLGAGAYPHFSPAVVDNLLQRAEFYSAYTPYQPEVSQGTLQAIFEFQTLVAMLFGLEVANASMYDGASATAEAALMALRLAPKRPRIVLARSLHPHYRATVRTYLEGAGDSELLEAPFGADGRIDRDWLARHVDPRTSAVIVGYPNVFGVVEDLRGLHAIAAAQGALLVTATAESLALALLQSPGDCGAEIAVGEGQSFGIPLSYGGPGVGLFATRSKHVRSMPGRLVGEAHDDAGRRGYVLTLATREQHIRRERATSNICTNHGLVALAATVYLCLHGKHGLRQLAHLNLTRAHRAARALTAGGRWRMAFDGPFFNELALRGAGAQAALDAARADGVLAGVPLGEWYPELDDAFLVAVTEVHDDAALLRLARALGA
- the gcvH gene encoding glycine cleavage system protein GcvH is translated as MEFPDDLKYSREHEWVLVEGKVATVGITAFAEEQLGDVVFVELPAVGDKVTKDEAMGVVESVKAVSDVYAPVSGTVLEVNDDLPESTELVNEDPYGDGWMVKIELSDPTDLDELMTAAEYEAFVQEQQE
- the gcvT gene encoding glycine cleavage system aminomethyltransferase GcvT, producing the protein MSRTPLYDAHRALGARMVDFAGWEMPVQYRGIIEEHAAVRTRAGLFDVSHMGEIELRGAGALAACQRATANDVGRLRDGAAQYSLLLDPGGGIVDDVIVHRLDAERLMLCVNAANRAADLAYLREHARGADVVDVSDATALLALQGPRATAILSGCTALALAEMPRFTFAAAEVAGRRALVAHTGYTGEDGWELYLAAGDARAVWDALLEVGAAHGISPAGLGARDTLRLEAALPLYGHELGPDTSPYEARLGWVVQPGKGEFVGRAALLAARARGPRRLLVGIELVDPGVPRAEYRVLRDGEPVGVLTSGTKSPTLGKGIALGYVDPAASAVDTALAVEIRARAAAARVVPLPFYRRGGS
- the folD gene encoding bifunctional methylenetetrahydrofolate dehydrogenase/methenyltetrahydrofolate cyclohydrolase FolD encodes the protein MAQIIDGKAVAAAVRDEVRAEAADFAARHGRAPGLAVVLVGDDPASATYVRNKRRACADCGIASIGHELPATTAQADLLTLVRELNARRDVDGILVQLPLPKGLDAAPVIDAIDPDKDVDGLHPISQGRLVSGMPGLRPCTPLGVMRLLDTAGAALAGARAVVVGRSNLVGKPVAFLLLERHATLTICHSRTRDLAAEVRQADVLVAAIGQARFIQGDWIKPGAIVIDVGTNRGADGKLVGDVDFAAASARAAAITPVPGGVGPMTIAMLLKNTVAAARAREARA